The following are encoded in a window of Roseivirga misakiensis genomic DNA:
- a CDS encoding glutamate synthase subunit beta, which translates to MGDIKGFLKHDRIAKGNEAPEQRKKHFEEFSIPWNKAKYEDQASRCMDCGIPFCHEGCPLGNKIPDFNDAVHRGNWQEAWELLKTTNNFPEFTGRICPAPCEASCVLGLNNEAVNIEHIEKEISETAFKEGWEKPIVPTTETGFKVAVIGSGPAGLAAAEESRKRGHSVTVFERDNAPGGLLRYGIPDFKLDKSTVARRVSLMEAAGIEFKTGVEIGEDITAEVLETTFDAIILCTGSTVPRNLTIEGRDLKGVHFAMDYLKHQNQVIAGEIDSLNSEMDMAGKRVVVIGGGDTGADCVGTSNRQGAVNVSQIELLEKPPLARATSNPWPEWPMVLTTSTSHEEGVDRNWALLTKRFIGLDGRLTGVETVKIQWIDQARFEYQEVSGTEEVKPCDAVFLAIGFAKPETKGIVEQFDLALDQKSNIKASGYKTSKPNVFAAGDCRRGQSLVVWAIAEGRKAAVAVNQYYQALVPKT; encoded by the coding sequence ATGGGAGATATTAAAGGATTTTTAAAGCACGATAGAATTGCAAAAGGCAATGAGGCTCCTGAACAAAGGAAGAAGCACTTTGAGGAGTTTTCTATTCCATGGAATAAGGCAAAATATGAGGATCAAGCCAGTAGATGCATGGACTGCGGAATTCCATTTTGCCATGAAGGCTGTCCTTTGGGAAATAAAATCCCTGATTTCAATGATGCGGTTCATCGGGGTAACTGGCAAGAAGCATGGGAACTTCTGAAAACGACGAATAACTTTCCTGAGTTCACGGGGCGTATTTGTCCAGCACCGTGTGAGGCATCTTGTGTTTTAGGCTTAAATAATGAAGCTGTAAACATAGAACATATTGAAAAAGAGATCAGTGAAACTGCCTTTAAAGAAGGTTGGGAAAAGCCGATTGTTCCTACCACAGAGACAGGTTTTAAAGTGGCCGTAATAGGTTCTGGACCTGCAGGTTTAGCGGCTGCCGAAGAATCTAGAAAAAGAGGACACAGTGTAACCGTTTTTGAAAGAGATAATGCACCTGGGGGGCTTTTACGATATGGAATTCCAGATTTCAAGCTAGATAAATCGACAGTGGCGCGAAGAGTTTCTTTAATGGAAGCGGCGGGAATTGAGTTTAAAACTGGTGTTGAAATCGGGGAGGATATCACTGCTGAAGTACTAGAAACCACCTTTGATGCCATCATATTATGTACTGGATCAACTGTTCCAAGAAATCTGACTATAGAAGGAAGGGATTTAAAAGGAGTCCATTTTGCCATGGACTATTTGAAGCATCAGAATCAAGTCATCGCAGGTGAAATTGACAGCTTAAATTCGGAAATGGATATGGCTGGAAAACGTGTGGTGGTTATTGGTGGGGGTGATACAGGAGCAGATTGTGTTGGGACATCGAACAGACAAGGTGCCGTTAATGTCAGCCAAATAGAACTGCTTGAAAAACCACCATTGGCCAGAGCTACTAGCAATCCTTGGCCAGAATGGCCGATGGTTTTGACCACCTCAACCTCACATGAAGAAGGAGTGGATAGAAACTGGGCGCTGCTGACAAAACGTTTCATCGGTTTAGACGGTAGGCTCACTGGTGTAGAGACTGTAAAGATTCAATGGATAGATCAGGCAAGGTTCGAATATCAAGAGGTTTCGGGAACTGAGGAAGTTAAACCATGTGACGCGGTCTTCTTAGCTATCGGTTTTGCCAAACCTGAAACAAAAGGAATAGTCGAGCAATTTGATCTTGCGCTAGATCAGAAATCAAACATTAAAGCGTCAGGATATAAGACATCTAAGCCGAATGTTTTTGCAGCGGGTGATTGTAGAAGAGGTCAATCCCTAGTAGTTTGGGCCATTGCGGAAGGAAGAAAAGCAGCTGTTGCTGTAAATCAGTATTATCAAGCCTTAGTTCCAAAGACTTAG
- a CDS encoding ArsI/CadI family heavy metal resistance metalloenzyme, protein MKRIHINLSVKDVQRSIEFYSALFGTSPSFIKQDYAKWLLNDPSVNFSISQTPGVTGINHLGIQADNEEELSQLYHQVGEAKGKVRNEGDTICCYAHSNKQWIKDPQDVEWEMFYTYGQTEVNKVATKECCDDNCCQV, encoded by the coding sequence ATGAAAAGAATACATATCAATTTATCGGTTAAGGATGTTCAAAGGTCTATTGAATTCTATAGTGCACTTTTTGGAACCTCGCCGAGTTTTATCAAACAGGATTATGCTAAATGGTTGCTCAATGATCCAAGTGTTAATTTTTCAATTTCTCAGACACCTGGAGTAACGGGGATTAATCATCTGGGCATTCAGGCAGATAACGAGGAGGAATTGTCACAGCTTTACCATCAGGTAGGAGAGGCAAAAGGAAAGGTTAGAAACGAAGGGGATACTATTTGCTGTTATGCGCATTCAAATAAGCAATGGATTAAAGATCCACAGGACGTAGAGTGGGAGATGTTTTATACTTACGGCCAAACTGAAGTGAATAAAGTTGCAACTAAAGAATGTTGTGACGACAATTGTTGTCAAGTATGA
- the gltB gene encoding glutamate synthase large subunit, with translation MTRGLYRPEFEKDACGIGFIAKMNNEASHDVVADALTMLHRMEHRGGVAADDMTGDGAGITTKIPDQLFRNEAKSQNIDLPNPGNYGVAMAFIPKNLISLYDAIISDALDELNLDSFWVRSVKTNSHELGEFAKSNEPEIIQYFIKGDDLTGTALNRKLYIFRKLAEYKAKGQQQSDAFYFTSCSSDTIIYKGELRTWQLDDYYSDLQQESYGSSMAIVHSRFSTNTLPEWRLAQPFRFIAHNGEINTIKGNIIKMLSREALFKSTHFTKDEIDILLPICQLEFSDSANLDMAVELLVMGGRSLERVLAMLVPPAWKENEALTKELKAFYAYYATFLEPWDGPAALCFTDGHVIGACIDRNGLRPTRYAITQSGKIVFASETGIVDLEPADVIKRGKLKPGQMLLIDLDKGTFEEDEEIKSRLSLEYPYEEWNKNLLLPIDEICPPEKVFKAKTDHLLNDQLLFGYSREVLKFILEPMATKGTEPIGSMGNDTPLAVFAKRNAHISNYFKQLFAQVSNPAIDPIREKSVMSLVTYLGQSNNLLEDNDPTSRKIVLEHPVLTEAQCSFLKKYNAVNFKGTELSAVYRVADESLEEALERLTFSAEELVNAGANLLVISNKPVAGKLSIPALLITGAVHHHLLDKGLRARTSLIVEAGDVLETHHFATLIGYGASAVCPYLAFQSIVANDALDKAEAIEHYIKGVNYGLRKILSKMGISTLQSYESAQIFEILGLADEVVSRCFKGSVNRISGKGFKELEQEIIENHRLARDSYEIDRRLADGGIYQWRKEGEAHLFNPKTIHLLQKSTKLNDQALFRAYSKAIDQQEEANVTLRSLFDFNKTESIPLEEVESSEKIMKRFATGAMSFGSISEEAHTTIAKAMNLIGGKSNSGEGGEDANRLKPDKDRLLARSAIKQVASGRFGVTAHYLVNADEIQIKVAQGAKPGEGGQLPGLKVDENIARIRNSTPGVTLISPPPHHDIYSIEDLAQLIFDLKNVNPEAEINVKLVSEAGVGTIAAGVAKANADNILISGHDGGTGASPLGSIQHAGIPWEIGLAETHQTLMRNGLRNRIKLQTDGQIKTARDIAIATILGAEEWGVATAVLVVEGCIMMRKCHLNTCPVGIATQNQKLRKLFIGKVEHIVNFFTLMAEELRLIMANLGVKTINELVGRTDLLTYNKDKAQGNVGGLDLSPILDNPFIDETKVQYKNESQPSRIDQVLDHRLIQLAQPTFKHAERVRFEQSIISEDRTTGTMLSGKFAQQFGAEGLADGTITVDFSGTAGQSFGAFLSHGITFNLEGEANDYVGKGLSGGKLVIYPSPESSCKAAENILIGNVALYGATRGRLYINGQAGERFAVRNSGAKTVVEGVGDHGCEYMTGGRVVILGETGKNFAAGMSGGIAYVFAQDFDFHSRCNMELVELEFPNDDDYNFLLQMIEKHHRYTNSVKAIEILSQWEHAKQHFVKVIPTEYKKVLDLRNNFRQVIA, from the coding sequence ATGACGAGAGGATTATACCGTCCAGAGTTCGAGAAAGATGCATGTGGAATAGGGTTTATTGCCAAAATGAATAATGAGGCATCTCATGATGTTGTAGCAGATGCACTAACCATGTTGCATAGAATGGAACATCGCGGTGGGGTGGCTGCTGACGATATGACGGGTGATGGAGCTGGTATAACAACAAAAATTCCTGATCAACTTTTTAGAAATGAGGCGAAGTCTCAAAATATTGATTTACCAAACCCGGGAAACTATGGAGTGGCAATGGCCTTCATTCCTAAGAACCTAATCTCACTTTATGACGCCATAATTTCTGATGCCTTAGACGAACTTAATCTGGATAGTTTTTGGGTGAGGTCAGTCAAAACTAACAGTCACGAGTTAGGAGAGTTTGCTAAATCCAACGAGCCCGAGATTATACAATATTTCATTAAAGGAGATGATTTAACAGGCACGGCACTCAATAGAAAGTTATACATTTTTAGAAAACTAGCTGAGTACAAAGCAAAAGGCCAACAACAATCAGATGCCTTTTATTTTACTTCATGTTCTTCAGACACTATTATCTACAAAGGTGAGCTAAGAACTTGGCAATTAGATGATTACTACAGTGATCTTCAACAGGAAAGTTATGGTAGCTCAATGGCTATTGTACACTCGAGGTTTTCAACTAATACGCTGCCCGAGTGGCGATTGGCACAGCCCTTTAGGTTCATTGCACACAATGGGGAGATTAACACGATAAAAGGAAACATCATCAAGATGCTTTCCAGGGAGGCGCTGTTTAAAAGCACGCATTTCACCAAAGATGAAATTGATATTCTGCTACCTATCTGTCAGCTTGAGTTTTCTGATTCTGCCAACCTAGACATGGCTGTGGAACTATTAGTGATGGGAGGAAGAAGCCTTGAACGTGTTTTGGCTATGCTTGTACCACCTGCATGGAAAGAAAATGAAGCACTGACTAAGGAATTAAAGGCATTTTATGCTTACTACGCGACTTTCTTAGAGCCGTGGGATGGGCCAGCAGCACTGTGCTTTACCGATGGTCACGTAATTGGTGCTTGTATCGATAGAAATGGCCTACGGCCAACGCGTTATGCGATTACGCAAAGTGGAAAGATAGTTTTTGCATCTGAAACAGGTATTGTCGACCTAGAACCGGCAGATGTTATTAAAAGAGGTAAGTTAAAACCAGGGCAGATGCTCTTGATTGACTTGGATAAAGGCACTTTCGAGGAGGATGAGGAGATTAAATCTAGGCTTAGTCTAGAATACCCATACGAGGAATGGAATAAAAACTTGCTTTTACCAATCGATGAGATTTGTCCACCCGAAAAGGTATTTAAAGCAAAGACTGATCATTTGCTAAACGATCAGCTTCTTTTTGGTTACTCCAGAGAAGTTTTGAAGTTCATTCTTGAACCGATGGCAACCAAAGGTACAGAGCCTATTGGATCGATGGGAAATGACACGCCATTGGCTGTATTCGCAAAGCGGAATGCACATATTTCAAATTATTTTAAGCAACTTTTTGCACAAGTAAGTAATCCAGCTATCGATCCGATCAGGGAAAAGTCTGTAATGTCATTGGTCACTTATTTAGGACAGTCAAACAACCTTTTGGAGGATAATGACCCAACGTCTAGAAAAATAGTATTGGAGCATCCCGTTTTAACTGAAGCCCAGTGCTCATTTCTCAAAAAATACAATGCCGTAAATTTCAAGGGAACGGAGCTTTCTGCCGTATACCGCGTTGCAGATGAAAGTTTAGAAGAGGCTTTGGAAAGGCTTACTTTCTCGGCAGAAGAGCTTGTTAATGCTGGCGCTAACTTGTTGGTAATTTCGAACAAGCCTGTTGCTGGGAAGCTGTCTATTCCTGCACTATTGATCACTGGTGCCGTACATCATCATTTACTCGATAAAGGCCTTAGGGCAAGAACGAGCCTGATTGTAGAGGCTGGTGATGTACTAGAAACGCATCATTTTGCTACACTTATTGGTTACGGAGCATCTGCGGTTTGTCCATATCTGGCCTTTCAAAGTATTGTAGCAAATGATGCCTTGGATAAGGCAGAAGCGATTGAGCATTACATAAAAGGAGTTAATTATGGTCTGAGGAAGATACTGTCGAAGATGGGCATATCAACGCTTCAGTCATATGAGAGTGCTCAGATATTTGAAATATTAGGTCTAGCCGATGAAGTTGTTTCAAGATGTTTCAAAGGATCTGTAAACAGGATTTCTGGAAAGGGTTTTAAAGAATTGGAACAAGAAATCATTGAAAACCATCGATTGGCGAGGGATTCTTATGAAATAGATAGACGGTTGGCCGATGGAGGTATTTACCAGTGGAGAAAGGAAGGAGAGGCCCATCTTTTTAATCCAAAAACCATTCACTTACTTCAAAAATCTACCAAACTCAACGATCAAGCACTGTTCAGAGCATATTCAAAAGCCATTGACCAGCAAGAGGAGGCTAATGTAACATTGAGAAGCCTGTTTGACTTCAATAAGACTGAATCTATTCCACTAGAAGAAGTTGAAAGTTCAGAAAAGATAATGAAGCGATTCGCTACTGGCGCTATGTCTTTTGGTTCTATATCCGAAGAGGCGCATACTACCATAGCAAAAGCAATGAATTTAATTGGTGGTAAATCGAATAGTGGAGAAGGAGGAGAAGATGCTAATCGGCTTAAGCCAGATAAAGATAGATTACTCGCGCGTTCGGCCATTAAGCAGGTAGCTTCAGGACGATTTGGTGTTACAGCGCACTATTTAGTGAATGCAGATGAGATTCAAATTAAAGTCGCCCAAGGAGCCAAACCTGGAGAAGGAGGGCAGTTACCAGGGTTGAAAGTAGATGAGAATATCGCTAGAATTCGAAATTCAACACCAGGAGTGACGCTCATTTCACCACCACCACACCACGATATTTATTCGATTGAGGATCTAGCTCAGCTTATTTTTGACCTAAAGAATGTCAACCCCGAAGCCGAGATAAATGTAAAACTCGTATCTGAGGCAGGTGTTGGTACCATTGCAGCCGGTGTGGCGAAGGCCAACGCTGATAATATTCTAATATCAGGACATGATGGCGGAACAGGCGCTTCGCCATTGGGTTCTATACAACATGCCGGAATTCCATGGGAGATCGGTTTGGCTGAAACACATCAAACGTTAATGCGGAACGGCTTAAGAAACCGCATTAAACTCCAAACTGACGGACAAATTAAGACGGCTAGAGACATTGCAATAGCCACAATTTTAGGGGCTGAAGAATGGGGCGTAGCCACTGCAGTTTTGGTTGTGGAAGGCTGCATTATGATGAGAAAATGCCATTTAAACACCTGCCCAGTTGGTATTGCCACTCAAAATCAAAAACTGAGAAAACTCTTCATAGGAAAGGTGGAACATATCGTCAATTTCTTTACGCTAATGGCTGAAGAATTACGGCTAATCATGGCAAATCTTGGTGTTAAGACCATAAATGAACTTGTTGGGAGAACGGATTTATTAACCTATAACAAGGATAAAGCACAAGGAAATGTTGGTGGTTTGGACTTGTCACCGATTCTTGATAATCCATTTATTGATGAAACTAAGGTCCAGTATAAGAATGAATCACAACCTAGTCGTATTGATCAAGTTTTAGATCACCGACTGATTCAACTGGCGCAGCCAACCTTTAAACATGCTGAAAGAGTACGTTTTGAGCAATCAATCATCAGTGAGGATAGAACTACAGGTACTATGCTCTCAGGAAAATTTGCACAACAGTTTGGCGCAGAAGGATTGGCAGATGGCACGATTACAGTAGATTTTTCAGGAACGGCCGGGCAAAGTTTTGGTGCTTTTTTAAGTCATGGTATCACATTTAACCTTGAAGGGGAAGCAAATGACTATGTGGGTAAGGGGCTTTCTGGTGGTAAATTGGTGATCTATCCATCGCCTGAAAGCAGCTGCAAAGCCGCCGAAAATATCCTTATTGGCAATGTAGCCTTGTATGGAGCCACGCGAGGACGACTTTATATAAATGGACAAGCAGGAGAACGTTTTGCAGTGCGTAACTCAGGTGCTAAGACCGTTGTAGAAGGAGTAGGCGATCATGGATGTGAGTACATGACCGGTGGTCGGGTAGTGATTCTTGGAGAAACAGGAAAGAATTTTGCCGCAGGCATGAGTGGAGGAATAGCCTATGTTTTCGCACAAGATTTCGATTTTCATAGTCGATGTAATATGGAGCTCGTTGAACTAGAGTTTCCGAATGACGATGATTACAATTTCTTACTTCAGATGATCGAAAAGCACCATCGATACACGAATAGTGTCAAGGCTATCGAGATTTTAAGTCAATGGGAGCATGCGAAGCAACACTTTGTAAAGGTGATTCCAACAGAGTATAAAAAGGTATTAGACCTAAGAAACAACTTTAGACAAGTTATAGCCTAA
- a CDS encoding adenylate/guanylate cyclase domain-containing protein, with protein sequence MSFFSRHREEFTVIRDYVIGWLLALTLWTIVRSVGVTVNGPVNEPTLLHNIRIVTVFGILMGVLFGIAQLKLERYLYRRVPLWRLVLYGLLTDVAIMAIMFSMAYRIFRDIVGFNEDVSFLQFIQDPSAILVFLYSILVSFVLASIRQLNLLLGKGNLWRFIKGDFYQPRVENRIFMFVDLKDSTGIAERLGHINYSSFIQDCFYDLHVVQNYKAEVYQYVGDEVVLSWKVTKELDYSLCIQAFWAFEDRLLARADFYKQKYDLIPTFKAGLHFGEVTTAEVGEIKKEIAYHGDTMNIASRIQNKCNDFGRTLLISQFFREEIKKHKHYNLELMGNELLKGKNQVIDIYAVNRA encoded by the coding sequence ATGAGTTTTTTTTCGAGACATAGGGAAGAATTTACGGTAATACGCGATTATGTGATTGGGTGGCTACTCGCCCTTACGCTTTGGACAATTGTTCGCAGCGTAGGTGTAACAGTAAACGGCCCCGTAAATGAACCCACACTATTGCATAATATTCGTATTGTAACAGTTTTCGGAATTTTAATGGGCGTACTATTTGGGATAGCACAGCTGAAGCTTGAGCGATACCTTTACAGACGTGTTCCGCTTTGGCGATTGGTTCTTTATGGATTATTGACCGACGTTGCCATCATGGCCATCATGTTCTCGATGGCTTATCGGATATTTCGAGATATTGTAGGGTTTAATGAAGATGTTTCATTCTTACAATTCATTCAAGACCCATCTGCAATACTTGTCTTTCTCTATTCAATACTGGTAAGCTTCGTTCTAGCGTCGATTCGGCAACTCAATTTGCTACTAGGTAAGGGTAATCTATGGAGATTTATCAAAGGTGATTTTTATCAACCAAGGGTGGAAAATCGAATCTTTATGTTTGTAGACTTAAAGGATTCCACTGGAATTGCTGAGCGCCTCGGACATATCAATTATAGTAGTTTTATTCAGGACTGTTTTTATGATCTGCATGTGGTTCAAAACTATAAGGCAGAAGTCTATCAATATGTTGGAGACGAGGTGGTACTGAGTTGGAAAGTCACCAAAGAATTGGATTATAGTCTTTGCATTCAAGCCTTTTGGGCTTTTGAGGATCGTCTTTTAGCCCGTGCAGACTTTTATAAGCAGAAGTATGATTTAATTCCTACTTTTAAAGCAGGGCTACATTTCGGAGAAGTAACTACGGCTGAGGTAGGGGAGATTAAAAAGGAGATTGCTTACCATGGTGATACAATGAATATTGCCTCTCGCATTCAGAACAAATGCAACGATTTTGGTCGCACTTTACTGATTTCTCAATTTTTTAGGGAGGAAATAAAGAAACACAAGCATTACAACTTAGAACTTATGGGGAACGAGCTACTGAAAGGTAAAAATCAAGTGATTGATATCTATGCAGTCAACAGAGCATAA
- a CDS encoding sigma-70 family RNA polymerase sigma factor, whose translation MNPQCQVVAPVFQEYSLKLTRFINSRVSDPVDSEELLSTVMMKIYDHCEKLEDIKNTEAWLITIAKNTIADYFRDRQRQSGKQHMSDVLIDESSDAYQDLEACVPSLIKKLPEKYAKPLADYELRGIPQKQLAKKYGLSESGLKSRIQRGRKMLKEMFFQYCGHLVLELGCNDCDNC comes from the coding sequence ATGAATCCGCAATGTCAAGTAGTAGCGCCTGTTTTTCAGGAATATAGTTTAAAGCTCACTCGGTTTATTAATAGCCGAGTGAGTGACCCTGTGGATAGTGAAGAGCTTTTAAGCACGGTAATGATGAAGATATATGATCATTGCGAAAAGCTTGAAGACATCAAGAATACGGAAGCATGGCTAATCACGATAGCTAAAAATACAATTGCCGATTATTTTCGAGATAGACAAAGACAGTCTGGTAAACAGCACATGTCTGATGTTCTGATAGACGAGTCAAGTGATGCTTATCAAGACTTAGAAGCATGTGTTCCTTCTTTAATCAAAAAACTACCTGAGAAATACGCTAAGCCCTTAGCTGATTATGAATTAAGAGGTATACCTCAAAAGCAGCTAGCGAAAAAATACGGTTTAAGTGAATCCGGACTCAAATCGCGTATTCAAAGAGGAAGAAAAATGCTCAAGGAAATGTTTTTTCAATATTGTGGACACTTGGTGTTAGAACTTGGCTGTAATGATTGTGATAATTGCTGA
- a CDS encoding TlpA family protein disulfide reductase, whose product MVKKAKYFYFLLLLLSFSQIHGQKKIEFPAEWKVITTQQAREPNRYGGRIVFYGPEGKIIDEKKVLEFMKTGRFTQDFYVDKEGKIVAMHVKGASEQQLKRLEESEANKKLLAASIGKPARPFTVTDLNGEEISLADLKGSVVAINFWFVGCKPCILEMPELNEIVEKHEGEDVKFVAVALDKKPMIDKFLSNQSFDYDIVPEGREIAFLYNIKLYPTHCIIDKNGVIQYFKSGYSGNTAKEVDSKISDLLKKEP is encoded by the coding sequence GTGGTAAAAAAGGCTAAATACTTCTATTTCTTATTGCTTTTACTAAGCTTCAGCCAAATTCATGGACAGAAAAAAATAGAATTCCCTGCGGAATGGAAGGTAATCACAACCCAGCAAGCCAGAGAACCTAACAGGTATGGTGGCAGAATCGTTTTCTATGGGCCAGAGGGAAAAATAATCGATGAAAAGAAGGTCCTTGAATTCATGAAAACCGGCAGGTTTACCCAAGACTTTTATGTCGATAAAGAAGGCAAAATAGTCGCCATGCATGTCAAGGGAGCCTCCGAGCAACAATTAAAACGGCTGGAGGAATCTGAGGCTAACAAGAAATTACTCGCCGCTTCCATAGGTAAACCGGCCAGACCATTTACTGTCACAGATTTGAATGGTGAAGAAATTAGTTTAGCCGATTTAAAAGGCTCTGTTGTAGCCATCAACTTTTGGTTCGTTGGCTGCAAGCCCTGTATTTTGGAAATGCCCGAACTCAATGAAATTGTAGAGAAACACGAAGGTGAGGACGTTAAGTTCGTAGCTGTGGCCTTGGATAAAAAACCCATGATTGACAAATTCCTGTCAAATCAATCCTTTGACTACGATATCGTCCCTGAAGGACGCGAGATTGCGTTTTTATATAACATCAAGCTTTACCCAACTCATTGTATTATAGATAAGAATGGTGTAATTCAATACTTTAAATCAGGCTACAGCGGAAATACGGCTAAGGAAGTGGATTCCAAAATAAGTGACCTTCTGAAGAAAGAACCATGA
- a CDS encoding GDSL-type esterase/lipase family protein codes for MKTNRLSTFIFLFIINISTAMAQDQFSIHDYADFMRYEKANSALKAPTSEEKRVVFMGNSITEAWVSYSPDFFNDNNYIGRGISGQVTHQMLLRFQADVIALKPKAVVILAGTNDIAQNSGPVSVNEIAMNIKSMAAIAKQNGIKVILCSVLPAKDYPWKPNMNPLKKIPELNAQIEAYAKANNMIYADLFSAMEDGNGGMKVPDYTTADDLVHPNKAGYAVMESIIKPILDTVLSDNKN; via the coding sequence ATGAAAACGAACAGGCTGAGTACTTTTATATTCCTTTTCATCATCAACATTAGCACTGCGATGGCGCAAGACCAATTTAGTATTCACGATTATGCTGATTTTATGAGATATGAAAAAGCTAATTCGGCCTTAAAAGCTCCAACTTCAGAGGAAAAGCGTGTCGTATTTATGGGGAATTCAATTACCGAAGCTTGGGTTTCCTATAGTCCCGATTTTTTCAACGATAATAACTATATCGGCAGAGGCATAAGCGGACAGGTCACGCATCAAATGTTATTACGCTTTCAAGCAGACGTTATTGCGTTAAAACCCAAGGCCGTAGTGATTCTTGCAGGAACCAATGATATTGCTCAAAATTCTGGTCCAGTTTCAGTCAATGAAATCGCAATGAATATTAAAAGCATGGCTGCTATTGCAAAACAAAATGGCATTAAAGTAATCCTCTGTTCTGTGCTTCCAGCGAAAGATTACCCTTGGAAGCCTAATATGAACCCTTTGAAAAAAATCCCTGAGTTAAATGCACAAATCGAAGCCTATGCAAAAGCAAATAATATGATCTATGCCGATTTATTTAGTGCTATGGAAGATGGAAATGGCGGGATGAAAGTTCCGGATTATACAACTGCAGATGATTTGGTACACCCAAATAAAGCTGGATATGCCGTAATGGAAAGCATAATTAAACCAATTCTTGACACTGTTTTAAGTGACAATAAAAACTAA